The DNA segment ACGCTCCCCACGCACCCTTGTGGGTGCTCTCCTGCAGGGCTAGGCTCCCCGGCCGCAAGTGCTCCTAGTGAGAGGTTGTTTCATGGCGATACCCAGACCCATGCTCCTTTCTGCGGGTGCCGCAGCTGCTCTACTCTCGGGGTTATTCGTTACCCCTGCTGACGCTGCGCAGAACCCGCTGGACGAGGTTTCAATAAGCGCCTCAGCGCTCGGTTCCGTGAGTTCGTACATCCAAGACCATCCGGCTGAATTCGGCGGATCCTACCTGGATGAGCAGACGCACACCCTGCACGTTCTCACTGTTGGTGGGGCAACTTCGTTGAAGGCGCAAAAAAGCCTTTCAGACCTCGCGATCAGGTCCACGGCGACTACCGCAAGATCGGAGAGTGCCGGGCCGGAATGGACCCTCTCGACCCAAGCTGCGCGGTACAGCATGGCCACGCTCCAGGAGACCCGCGACAGAGTTTCGGAGGCCTTTGCTCGGGAAGCCGGAAACAACCTCACCATCTGGTATGCGGATCCTCGCACCGATACCGTCCATATCGGCTTGAACAAGGTGAAGCCACGACTGGTGAAGCTGGCTTCTGAGGACTTCGGAGATCGCGTCACCGTCGCCCAAGAAGAGCAGCATAAAACGATGGACAAGCGCACTAAAGTCGACGGGCCGGTGAGCTATTCGCATCGGACACCCGAACTGCGAGACACTGGCGTGACAAAGTCGGGCACCGCGGCGAGTACGCCGACCCGGCTGCTCGACTCGGTCCCTTACGCTGGAGGTGACCGCATCGTATCCACGCAAACGATCGATGGTGTCCAGTACATCGTCGAGTGCACGGTGAACTTCGACTTCGTCACTAGCAGCGGTTCACCCGCTATGGGGACGGCCGGTCACTGCGGCCCTACTGGGTTGAGTTGGCGGCAGGGGTACTACGACGAATCCGCCCAGACCATCCACTATACCGGAACTATGGGCTCCGCCTACACCAGGATATGGGGCAACGGGAAGTCAGACGCGGAGCTCCTCAACGACACCGGGAATCCCGATGGATTCTGGCCGCAGGTCTATACGACCAGCACGGCTCTCGAGAATGTTGGCTCCGTCAGCCCTGTCTCGGTGGGGCAGAAAATCTGTGCAGACGGCTCCTTTACCCTTCAGAGCTGCTACGGCATGGTGACGGCTACAAACGTCTGCGAAAACGTCAACGACGACGGCACCATCGTCAAGGTGTGCAATCTCGACGTGGCGGAAGGGGTTGGTGGGACACTAGTCCAATCGGGCGACAGTGGCGGCCCGGTCTACACTTCCGGGACCCCGCATCACCCCTTGGGGATCATCAGTGCCGGCACGGCGGACGGTCTCACCCTGGATTTCGCCGACATGGGGTCTGTAGACATCAGTCTCAACGCCTATCCGGAGAGTTCTAGCTGACCCTTGATGGGAGCGATGGCATTCCCTGCGCGCAACGACAGCCTGCTCCCTCTTGGAGCGGGCTGTCGTCCTGGTTGGCCCTGGAACCTGCTGCGGCCTCTCCGCGTCTCATTGAAGTCCCCCGCCCCGAAGGTCCGCGCGATCGTCGCATACGGACCATGAAAACGTAAACCATGGAGGCACTACGTGGCTAGGATGACGGACCGGTGGTTCGTTCGTGCGATCGTCCCGTGTGTGGTTTCGGTCGCGGCAATCACGTTGACCGCCTGCGGAAATCTGGGTGGAAGACAGTCGTCAACCAGTCCCGCAGGACGTCACCCTGTGCCGGATCACACCATGTCCATTCCTCGTCCCCAACAGGCGCTCCCCGTCGTCACGACAGCGGAAGAGAGAACGGATATCAGCCTGTCATGGAAGAGCCCACAAACGGTCACGACCGAACGAGCCGCCACCATCACCGTCAACATGCCCGCCTGCGTGACGCTCCGAGGTGTGCGCTTCACCCGAGGGAAAGACACCGTTACGGTGACTGTCCTTGGGCGTCCGGCCTCGCACGGCACTAGTGCATGCACGGCGCAATCACGGATTGCTGTCGCACGACTTGACTGGCCAAACGGACTACCTCCACGGGCCCGCGTCCTTCATGCTCCTACGGAGAATTCTTGAATAGAAACGCACCCCACTTGACTCGCATCTTTCGTGACAGAGCGTCGGATACGCTACGGGTCGTTTCCGGCTGCCGGGCTTGGCGGTGGGCACGTCAGTGGCCGGGCTGTCGCGTCGGGTGGGTGCCGGGTTCCGAGGCTCCGGTCGGGTGGTGCTGTTCGTAGGGACTGGGTAGTTGCTGGTCAGCGGGGGCTCAGCAGGGCCGCGAGCCGGAGGATACGGCGCCGTCTGGTTGTCACGAGCTGAGCGGCGGCGGAGAACACCCGCAGCCGTGGGCGGATTCCAGGGGTCGTTGCAACACGTGGTTGGTTGTTCAGGTCGTGAGCAGTTTATGCAGGCGTTCGGCTGGGGTTTGCCAGTCGAGTGTTTTGCGTGGGCGGCTGTTGAGTTCGGCGGCGACGGTGTCCAGGTGCTCGCGGCTGTGGGCGGCCAGGTTGGTGCCTTTGGGGAAGTACTGCCGCAGCAGGCCGTTGGTGTTTTCGTTGGAGCCGCGCTGCCAGGGGCTGGCGGGGTCGCAGAAGTAGACGGGGATGTCGGTGGCCAGGGTGAAGGCGTGGTGGGCGGCCATCTCGGAGCCTTGGTCCCAGGTCAGGGACTTGATCAGGTGTCGGGGCAGGGTCTGGACGGTGGTCTGCAGGGCGGTGTTGACGTGCTCGGCGCTGCGGCCGGTCGGCAGGTGGACGAGCATGACGTAGCGGGTGGCCCGTTCGACCAGGGTGCCGATGGCGGAGGCACCGTCCTTGCCGATGATCAGGTCGCCTTCCCAGTGGCCGGGTACGGCGCGGTCGTCCGCTTCGGCGGGCCGCTCGCTGATCATGACCATGGGGTGGGTGAAGCGCGGTTGCCGGGCGGCGGCCTGGCGGTGCGGCTTGCGCCGGGCCCGTCCCGTGCGCAGAGCTCGGGCCAGCTCACGGCGCAGTTCCCCGCGGCCCTGGACGTAGAGGGCCTGGTAGATCGTTTCGTGGACCACGTGCATCTCCGGCCGGTCGGAAAACCGTCTGCGAAGAGCGTGACAGATCTGCTCAGGACTCCACCGCATGGCTAGGTGGGCCTGGATGAAGTCCCGTAGCTCGGGGTTCTGGCCGATCTTGCCGGGCTTGGGCCGGGGCCGGCGAGCGATGGCCCGGCGCTGAGCGGCGTGGGGACGGTAGGCCCACCGGGTGAGGTCACCGCGCACAGGTGTGCCGTTGCGGCGTATCTCCCGGCTGATCGTGGACGGGCTGCGGCCCAGCTCGGCGGCGATCGCGCGGACCGTGGCCTTCTCCCGCAGCCGGTCGGCTATGTGGATGCGCTCGTCTTCCCGCAGGTACCTGCTAGACGAAGGCTCGGGCTCCTGCTCTGCCAGAGCAGGAGCCCGCCGCCGCTTCGGATCCATCCGGCCGTTACGCCATTCACGACCGGTCCGATCATGGACACCGACACGCCGGCTCGCCTCTCGGTTGGTCAGCCCCATCTGCACGAGCCGGAAGTATTCCTCCCGCTCGGCCCAAAGCTTCACCGGCCCCTGAGCCGTACGAACCCTACGGATCTCGAAGCCCATCGCACCCCTTGAACTGGGGTGTTGCAACGACCACTAGAACCGAAGGTGGGCGGCGGGGTTCCCACAGCCGGGCAGGGCAGGTGAGGACGAGCATCGGCATCCAGGCCCCAGCATGTCGAGGGCGGTCTGGATGATCGCCGGCTAACTCTGGTTCTGTGCGGCGTCGTGCAGGGGCAAGTTGCGTAGTCCGGTGACGCGGGCTGTGCGGATGTGGTCCTCGGCGCAGGCCCGCTGGCGGTGCCGCGGCTCCAGCGCCGCGATCGGAACGTTCTTGTGTTGGTGGGGAACGCCGTGAGCCGCATGCCGTCGGCGTCGGTGAAGCGCAACTGATCGCCGGGGCGTGCGGACGTTCCGGCGGATGCGCAGCCGCATGCCCTTGGGTCGGTCGTCCAGCACATCTCCGCCGAGTTCGGCGACCCCGGCACCGTCACGGATCTCACCGCCGGGTTCGACGGCCGGCGTCCACGCCGAGGTGGGAACCGGGAGTGTCCAATCAACGGCGGATCTGATGATCAAGGAGATGCGTCTGATGACGGGGACCGCCGTGGAGAACGAGCAGCCTGAGCCGGTGGTTCAGGCACCGTCGAGTGCGGTGTCGGACGAACAGCTCATGGCGATGCTGGTTGACCGGGCCCGGAACAGGGGAGGGACTGCAGCTGACCGGCGAGGGCGAGCTGTTGCAGCAGTTGACCAAGCGGCTGCTGGAGTCCGCTCTGGAGGGTGAGATTGCCGACCACGTCGGCTACGAGAAGCACGATCCGGCCGGGAAGAACAACGGCAACAGCCGCTCGTTCGGCGTCGAGATACGCACGGTCATCTGCAGCACGAACGCGATCGAAAGCGTCAACGCCCGGATCCGCAAGGCCGTGCGCGCCCGCAGACGCTTCCGCAACGAGGCCGTCACGAAAGTTCGAGGCTAGCTTCTGCCCCACACGCATGCCCAACGCCCGCCGGTAGCGTTCCCGCAGCGGCACGCTCGCCACCAACCGGTCGAAGCACACATCACCTGTCACGACCGCCACCGAAACTGCTTCAGGGCACGATTCGCGTAGCATCACGAGTTCATCGTCATGCGTGAGCGACAGCGCGGCGGGCAAGAGTCGTCCACGATGCATCAATGAGCTGTACTGAGATTTGTGGAGTCCGTGATGCCAGGGTTACGGTCCTGGCGAAGGAGAACCACCAGCACCATGGCAGCACCGCGTAAATACCCCGACGAGCTCCGCGAGCGCGCGATCCGTGAGGTCCGCGCCACCGGCCGCCCCATCGCCCACGTCGCGAAGGACCTGGGCATCCACAAGGAGGCCCTGCGCGGCTGGGTCCGCCAGGCCGAGGCCGACAGTGGCGAGCGGGATGACCGGCTCACGACCGCCGAGCGCGAGGAACTCAAGCAACTCCGCAGGGAGAACGCCGAGTTGAAGCGGGCGAATGAGATCCTGAAAGCCGCCAGTGTGTTTTTTGCCCAGGAGATCGACCGTCCCCGGACGAGGCCGAGCAGGTGATCGACCACCTGCGCGACAAGGGCTTCGGGGTCGATCCCGTCTGCCGGGTTCTGGAGCTGTCGCCGTCCACGTACTTCGCCCGCAAGAAGCGGCCGAAGTCGGCTCGCCGGCTCCGCGACGAGCAGCTCATGCCGCTGATCGAGCAGGTCCATGGCGAGTCGGGTGGCACCTATGGAGCCCGCCGGATCGCCCGGGCCCTGCGCCGCAAAGGCGTCGCCGTGGCCCGCTGCACCGTCGAGCGGCTGATGGCCGAACTGGGCCTGGAAGGCGTCATCCGCGGGCAACGGCGGCGGACCACCGTGTCGGAGCCGTCGGCGCCACGCCCGCCGGACCTGGTCGACCGAGACTTCACTGCCTCACGGCCGGACCAGCTGTGGGTGGCAGACATGACCTATGGGGTCTGTGTAGCAAACGGTGGAACTCGGTCGGTTTTCTTCAGCGGCGTCCGGCGGTGAGCCGGCCGTCGAAGGTGATGTCGAAGGCTTGGAGTGCGGCCTTCCAGCGCATGGTCCAGCGTTTGCGTCCGGTGCCGGTCGGGTCCAGGCTCATGACGGCCAGGTAGACGCATTTGAGGGCGGCCTGGTCGGTGGGGAAGTGCCCCCGGGCCCGGACGGCCCTGCGGATCCGCGCGTTGATACTCTCGATCGCGTTGGTGGTGCAGACGATCTTGCGGATCTCCACGTCGAACTGGAGGAAGGGCACGAACTCCGCCCAGGCCGCCTCCCAGAGGCGAACGATCGCCGGATACTTTTTGCTCCAGGCGTCGGTGAACTCCACAAACCGCTCCAGGGCGGCGTCCTCGGTTGCCGCGGTGTAGACGGGCCTGAGCGCCCTCGCGATCTTCTCCCAGTCCTGCCGGGCCGCGTAACGAAAGCTGTTCCGCAGCAGGTGAACGACACAGGTCTGGACGATCGTCGCAGGCCAGACGGTGTTCACGGCGTCCGGCAGGCCGGTCAGGCCGTCACAGACCAGCATCAGGACATCAGCCGCGCCGCGATTCTTGATCTCGGTCAGGACCTGGAGCCAGTACTTTGCGCCCTCCCCGCCGTCGCCGATCCACAGACCCAGAATGTCCCGATGCCCCTCGGCAGTGACCGCCACCGCCATGTAGACAGGCCGGTTGGCGACCTGCCCGTCCCTGACCTTCACGTTCACACAATCGATGAAGACGACCGGGTAGACGC comes from the Streptomyces sp. TS71-3 genome and includes:
- a CDS encoding IS30 family transposase, encoding MDPKRRRAPALAEQEPEPSSSRYLREDERIHIADRLREKATVRAIAAELGRSPSTISREIRRNGTPVRGDLTRWAYRPHAAQRRAIARRPRPKPGKIGQNPELRDFIQAHLAMRWSPEQICHALRRRFSDRPEMHVVHETIYQALYVQGRGELRRELARALRTGRARRKPHRQAAARQPRFTHPMVMISERPAEADDRAVPGHWEGDLIIGKDGASAIGTLVERATRYVMLVHLPTGRSAEHVNTALQTTVQTLPRHLIKSLTWDQGSEMAAHHAFTLATDIPVYFCDPASPWQRGSNENTNGLLRQYFPKGTNLAAHSREHLDTVAAELNSRPRKTLDWQTPAERLHKLLTT
- a CDS encoding transposase, whose protein sequence is MAAPRKYPDELRERAIREVRATGRPIAHVAKDLGIHKEALRGWVRQAEADSGERDDRLTTAEREELKQLRRENAELKRANEILKAASVFFAQEIDRPRTRPSR
- a CDS encoding IS3 family transposase, which gives rise to MIDHLRDKGFGVDPVCRVLELSPSTYFARKKRPKSARRLRDEQLMPLIEQVHGESGGTYGARRIARALRRKGVAVARCTVERLMAELGLEGVIRGQRRRTTVSEPSAPRPPDLVDRDFTASRPDQLWVADMTYGVCVANGGTRSVFFSGVRR
- a CDS encoding IS256 family transposase — encoded protein: MTDVTSGSEAGKAPVSGTGAVDDGLVAELVARAQAGGVKLTGEGGLLQLLTKRVLESALEGELTDHLGHQPGERAEGGRDNYRNGHRSKTVVTESGPVEISVPRDRAGSFEPQLVKKRQRRLGGVDEMVLSLSAKGLTHGEISAHLAEVYGTEISKSTISAITDSVMAGMAEWQNRPLDSVYPVVFIDCVNVKVRDGQVANRPVYMAVAVTAEGHRDILGLWIGDGGEGAKYWLQVLTEIKNRGAADVLMLVCDGLTGLPDAVNTVWPATIVQTCVVHLLRNSFRYAARQDWEKIARALRPVYTAATEDAALERFVEFTDAWSKKYPAIVRLWEAAWAEFVPFLQFDVEIRKIVCTTNAIESINARIRRAVRARGHFPTDQAALKCVYLAVMSLDPTGTGRKRWTMRWKAALQAFDITFDGRLTAGRR